From Carya illinoinensis cultivar Pawnee chromosome 5, C.illinoinensisPawnee_v1, whole genome shotgun sequence, one genomic window encodes:
- the LOC122309038 gene encoding plant intracellular Ras-group-related LRR protein 3-like yields MSAHSFLKNLLVSLLTIFPSHAPHSGSHLHLFGRISSPFHCFLISMDPNPTDFPILSHVLFLLNPTSHSPPQLQEPLLTQMPYLNHPKVLTALAQAIPDICKQKQSKLQKNLQENETHATVKGVVDRVQNENDLGEVAEADMHICKAAVRLEDMHEEYERQLRGVEDRLVKVYGSVVAELEEQELISEEVIGILKEADSGVVERVELCGRQLRFLPEAFGKLHGLIVLNLSHNLLEVLPDSIARLQKLEELDVSSNLLVSLPDSIGLLLNLKVLNISGNKINSLPETISRCSSLVELDASFNNLMCLPTNIGYGVANIERLSIQLNKIRFLPASICEMRSLRYLDVHFNELRGLPHAIGRLTNLEVLNLSGNFSDLTELPETIGDLMNLRELDLSNNQIRVLPDSFSELKNLRKLNLDQNPLIIPPVEIVNKGVEAVLEFMAKRLLDIRAGEQRRNMLEMDKQQAQTGWLAWGASLLNNFVSGVSQSFAGHAGDGKTSRDPWLDQQL; encoded by the exons ATGTCAGCCCACAGTTTTCTTAAGAACCTTCTAGTTTCTCTATTAACTATATTTCCCTCGCACGCTCCTCATTCTGGTTCTCATCTCCATCTCTTTGGCCGTATAAGCTCCCCGTTCCATTGCTTTCTCATTTCAATGGATCCAAACCCCACAGACTTCCCAATTCTCTCCCATGTCCTATTCCTACTCAACCCCACATCCCATAGTCCACCACAACTTCAAGAACCCCTGCTGACCCAGATGCCCTATCTCAACCACCCTAAGGTTCTAACCGCACTTGCACAAGCCATTCCCGACATCTGCAAGCAGAAACAATCCAAACTCCAAAAGAACCTGCAAGAAAATGAAACACACGCTACGGTTAAAGGTGTTGTTGACAGGGTACAGAATGAAAACGATCTCGGAGAAGTGGCAGAGGCAGATATGCATATATGTAAGGCGGCGGTGAGGTTGGAGGACATGCATGAGGAATATGAGAGACAGTTGAGAGGAGTAGAGGACAGGTTGGTTAAGGTTTATGGGTCGGTTGTGGCGGAATTAGAGGAGCAGGAACTGATCAGTGAGGAGGTTATTGGGATATTGAAGGAGGCAGACAGTGGGGTTGTAGAGAGGGTTGAGCTTTGTGGGCGTCAGCTGAGGTTTCTTCCTGAGGCGTTTGGGAAGCTTCATGGGCTGATCGTGCTCAATCTGTCCCATAATCTGCTAGAG GTCCTTCCAGATTCAATAGCACGGCTACAGAAACTGGAGGAGCTTGATGTTTCTTCCAATCTTTTAGTGTCCCTGCCAGATTCTATTGGACTTTTGCTTAACCTGAAGGTCCTCAATATCTCAGGAAACAAGATAAATAGCCTTCCTGAAACAATTTCCCGCTGCAG CTCGCTGGTGGAGTTAGATGCAAGCTTTAACAATTTGATGTGTCTGCCAACAAATATAGGGTACGGAGTAGCCAATATTGAAAGGCTCTCCATCCAACTGAATAAAATCCGTTTTCTTCCAGCATCGATTTGTGAAATGAGGTCTCTGAGATATCTAGATGTTCATTTCAATGAATTGCGTGGCCTGCCACATGCTATTGGGAGATTGACAAATCTTGAGGTCCTGAACCTCAGCGGTAATTTCAGTGATTTGACAGAGCTTCCTGAAACAATCGGCGATCTAATGAACCTTAGGGAGCTCGACTTAAGTAACAACCAAATCCGAGTTCTTCCTGACTCTTTTAGCGAGCTCAAGAATTTAAGAAAACTCAACTTGGACCAGAATCCGCTCATAATCCCCCCTGTGGAGATTGTGAATAAAGGAGTAGAAGCTGTACTTGAGTTCATGGCGAAGAGGTTGCTGGATATCAGAGCAGGGGAGCAAAGGAGGAACATGCTTGAAATGGACAAGCAACAAGCTCAAACCGGTTGGCTAGCCTGGGGAGCCTCATTGTTGAATAACTTTGTTTCTGGTGTTTCACAAAGTTTTGCAGGACATGCGGGAGACGGAAAAACATCAAGAGACCCTTGGTTGGATCAACAATTGTGA